The Methylocystis echinoides genomic interval CTGCTTTTTCAAACAAAAGCCTTCCAAGATTAACGTTCGCAAACATTGTTATAACGTTGCGGCCACGAATAAGACGAGAGAAGGTCTCCCTATCCGACGAATAATCGATATTTATTGACGAAATGAGCGTCGCCAGAAGATCATATCGATCTTCCTCGGAGACCAAGGCTTGGTTGAACACAAGTTCGGCAACATGCCGATGCCGGCTTCGATAAAAAATGTCACCACGGACGTGCTTATCGCTGTCCACGAGGACGACCTCGGCTAGCGGCTTCAAGAACCGTTGACTGAATTCAGTGAAGCTGATTTTCGAGACCCGCGACACCAACCCCGCACGGACCGGCGCGCCAAACTGGTGCAAAGCGCAAATTTGCAGATAGAGAGACTGGGCCTCTCGTGGCTTGATACGCTCGTATTCGTCGAGAATGATTTTTTCGAACGGCACCCCCATTGTGGTTTCGTGTAGTGCCACCAACAATTGGCTGTTAGCCCTGTTCGAAAAGGCGTCGATTCTCTCCTCTGGCGTTCGATCCGACAAGAGGCCAAGGGCTCGATGTTCTTCCAGCTTTTTAAGTAGCTCGCTAATTTCGTCACGTGAAAGGTAGCCTATCGAAAAGTCCTGCAAAACGAACGGCTCAAGCTGATCGCAATAAATGTTCCATTCGTTTTCACGTTCTGCCCCCAGAACTGTGAGCGGAATCTTACGGCTCCGGGAGGCATCCAGCAGTTTTTTCAATTCCGTTCGATAAAGGGCGACTCGATCAACGAACAGATAAATGCGTTTACCTGTAAGGGAGAAAATCTCTTCGATGGGTTCTATCCTAATTCCGGCAGCTCCCTCCGCATAGAGGACGATCTTTTCGTAGGATATACCGGCTTCCCAAGCCACCCTCTTTAGCGCGACCGTTTTTCCGTTCCCGGCCGGCGCTTTAATTAAGAAAAACTCCGCGTTTTTTCTCGTATTGTCATCCGCAAGGATGGCATCGACTATGATCGAGTCTGTTATCGGTCTGCGAATGTCCAGGCTTTGGGTTATGCAGCCGAACCCTGTGTCGTAACCTCTATAGAATTCTCTGGCATCTTGTGGCGATGCGACGAATCCGCCGTGTAGATGGCTTACGTCCCGCTCAATAAACGAGCGGAGAGAGTCTGATTCAGTTGCCCGCGCCACCCGGTAATGCGTCGCCAGACTGAGCTGACCCGCCATATCAGGACGCCTGAGCTGACGAGCGACCGATGTTATCTTGTTATCGAGTTCACGGAGGAATTGCTCGAACGTTGCGGGTATGCAGGTCACCTGATGGCCCGACCAGTAACGAGATTCGATGTCGCTCAAGCCGGGAGAAATATTGTAAAACATCGGGCGTTTAATAGACTTGTCGGTTAAGTCAAAAAGCACTTGCTGGATATGAGCATCCGCGATGCTGTATCCGCAAAAGACAATCGGGTTTTCGAAGCCATAATCGCGCAGGCGGGCATAAAATCTCGTGCGATTGGTAGCATAACTAGCATATTGATCCTGCCCCAGGATAAGGGGAACGTCTGAATCTGTGTAGGAGTCGATGCAGCCATGCAGCTTTAGAAAACCGACAGGATCGGAAACCTCACGCATTCTGGTATCAAAGAGATCGCCATCCTTAACTGATTTGACTAAAGTTTGAACGGAGCCTCTGGCTTTTTCATAGGCACGTTCGATAATCAGATCGAAATTCGTGCTTGCAATGGCTCGCCACCTGAACGTTGGAACTAACAAATGAAAGTCTCCGGGCTGGAACTCGAAAAACAGGTCCCGGATATATTTCTGCAAGTGAGTAAGGCCGACTTCTGTGGCCGCCATCGCTGCGACAGCCGTCAACTGCAGGTGTTTCAATTTTCCGTCGAAGAACTTGTCACAGATGCTATCTCGTAACGTGTCTCCAAGCGGCATCTGCTCTCCTTTGGGATGGACGGCACCACGGCTTGCTCCGGCCCCCAAAAACAGAACAGCACGCTGTTCTTGAACGGCGCTAATCAGAGCTGGAGGAAGCGTGATCATCGTGAAGCCTCGGCCGCTATATGGTCGGCGGTATATCCGGCCAGATTGAGAATAAAATCTATGCCCAGGCGACGGGTGAACACCGCACGCCGCCATTCCAGGCCG includes:
- a CDS encoding SIR2 family protein, with the protein product MITLPPALISAVQEQRAVLFLGAGASRGAVHPKGEQMPLGDTLRDSICDKFFDGKLKHLQLTAVAAMAATEVGLTHLQKYIRDLFFEFQPGDFHLLVPTFRWRAIASTNFDLIIERAYEKARGSVQTLVKSVKDGDLFDTRMREVSDPVGFLKLHGCIDSYTDSDVPLILGQDQYASYATNRTRFYARLRDYGFENPIVFCGYSIADAHIQQVLFDLTDKSIKRPMFYNISPGLSDIESRYWSGHQVTCIPATFEQFLRELDNKITSVARQLRRPDMAGQLSLATHYRVARATESDSLRSFIERDVSHLHGGFVASPQDAREFYRGYDTGFGCITQSLDIRRPITDSIIVDAILADDNTRKNAEFFLIKAPAGNGKTVALKRVAWEAGISYEKIVLYAEGAAGIRIEPIEEIFSLTGKRIYLFVDRVALYRTELKKLLDASRSRKIPLTVLGAERENEWNIYCDQLEPFVLQDFSIGYLSRDEISELLKKLEEHRALGLLSDRTPEERIDAFSNRANSQLLVALHETTMGVPFEKIILDEYERIKPREAQSLYLQICALHQFGAPVRAGLVSRVSKISFTEFSQRFLKPLAEVVLVDSDKHVRGDIFYRSRHRHVAELVFNQALVSEEDRYDLLATLISSINIDYSSDRETFSRLIRGRNVITMFANVNLGRLLFEKAEAAAKGDSFVLQQRAVFELHHPQGSLDEASEAALRAATLSPNNRSIKHTQAEVARRQALETQDPLRKQSYRKAARGMLGGDIGMLTEYDLWTRAKVALDELREMLGKPGTVSADADSAVLAATKEAEGAIEKARSSFPESSDLLAAEAELQDLLNNAPKALSALEKAFKINPRQDWLAVRLARRYEADGNRSKAIEVMQHCLRENADSRSAHLELAHFLKREGANRKDILGHLRQSFAAGDNNFEAQFWYARELFIDNRASDAKSVFDSLNERAWGRFRTTAAAIVEDGHGNLLDYNGSVSRKEEGYAFVKPIDFPLDIFASRAASAREDWDRLRAGSQIVFNLAFNRRGPQAVNITLRRT